From a region of the Sesamum indicum cultivar Zhongzhi No. 13 linkage group LG3, S_indicum_v1.0, whole genome shotgun sequence genome:
- the LOC105157235 gene encoding glutaredoxin, giving the protein MGSLFSSAHKREDIEMALSKAKQIVSSNPVVVFSKTYCGYCNRVKQLFSQLKVTYKVIELDEESDGDEVQTALAEWTGQRTVPNVFINGKHIGGSDAVVAKHQQGELVSLLAEAGAIPKQSTQL; this is encoded by the exons ATGGGATCACTCTTCAGTTCAGCCCATAAAAGGGAAGATATAGAAATGGCTCTTTCCAAGGCCAAGCAGATTGTTTCTTCCAACCCTGTTGTGGTTTTCAG CAAAACGTACTGTGGATACTGCAATAGAGTCAAGCAGCTGTTTTCCCAGCTAAAAGTAACATACAAAGTCATTGAACTAGATGAGGAAA GTGATGGTGATGAAGTTCAGACTGCTCTCGCAGAGTGGACGGGGCAGAGAACTGTCCCCAATGTGTTCATCAACGGGAAACATATAGGTGGCTCTGATG CGGTGGTAGCAAAGCATCAGCAGGGCGAGCTTGTTTCCCTGCTGGCTGAAGCTGGTGCTATTCCTAAACAGTCTACTCAATTGTAA
- the LOC105157233 gene encoding uncharacterized protein LOC105157233, whose amino-acid sequence MAVAAYASLLSLSHVLENIQHPARRTRLHLDSNQVQTLHQKVQFLLEFLEVDSGRISQETEDLARQIAILADEAEDVIDLHVVYQLGEGSRDKSQDMAALSSSYQDIHKVIQKIDSIMNELGMIRKESTDVSKQQPVVSVPDSSSTAFTSSGKSSTIVGFDEHLVRVMNELTGYERDLQIIPIIGMGGIEINVSLNITFPTSLKKLTLSNCCIPWEEMTVFGSVLPNLEKLKLYHSACKGSEWSPVEGQFPRLKVLIIWNNILVRWRAESIHFPNLERLHLSSMQCLEEIPSGIGDIPTLLSIDLYDCSDSCVNSAKQILEEQQSFGNETLQLYVG is encoded by the exons ATGGCAGTAGCAGCTTATgcctctcttctttctctttcccATGTCTTGGAGAATATCCAGCATCCCGCTCGCCGGACTCGCCTTCATCTTGACTCCAACCAAGTTCAAACCCTGCACCAAAAAGTTCAGTTCTTGCTGGAATTTCTTGAAGTTGATTCTGGGAGAATAAGCCAAGAAACGGAAGATCTGGCAAGACAGATCGCTATTCTTGCTGATGAAGCAGAAGATGTCATTGACTTACATGTCGTATATCAACTTGGTGAGGGATCTCGAGATAAAAGTCAGGATATGGCAGCACTCTCATCTTCCTATCAAGATATACACAAAGTAATCCAAAAGATTGACTCCATCATGAACGAGTTGGGGATGATCCGAAAGGAGAGCACCGATGTCTCAAAACAACAACCGGTAGTTTCTGTGCCTGATAGTTCATCCACAGCATTTACTTCCAGTGGCAAGAGTAGTACCATTGTCGGATTTGATGAGCACTTGGTTCGAGTCATGAACGAGCTCACTGGATATGAACGTGATCTCCAAATCATCCCAATAATTGGGATGGGAGGTATTG AAATAAATGTGTCGCTAAACATCACCTTCCCCACTTCACTCAAGAAATTGACTTTGTCAAATTGTTGTATTCCTTGGGAGGAGATGACGGTTTTTGGTTCTGTTTTGCCCAATCTTGAAAAGCTTAAATTGTACCATAGTGCATGCAAGGGATCTGAGTGGAGTCCAGTTGAAGGGCAATTTCCTCGATTGAAAGTCCTAATCATATGGAATAATATCCTGGTGAGGTGGAGAGCAGAAAGTATACACTTCCCCAATCTTGAGAGACTTCATCTTTCCAGTATGCAGTGTTTGGAGGAGATCCCTTCGGGTATTGGAGATATACCCACTCTCCTCTCAATTGATCTCTATGATTGCAGCGATTCTTGCGTCAATTCGGCAAAGCAAATATTGGAGGAACAACAAAGCTTCGGAAATGAGACCCTCCAACTTTATGTTGGTTAA
- the LOC105157448 gene encoding putative late blight resistance protein homolog R1A-10 yields MAVAAYASLLSLSHVLENILHPARRTRLHLDSNQLQTLQQKVQFLLEFLEVDSGRISLEMEDLARQIAIVADEAEDVIDLHVVYQLGEGCRDESQDMAALSSFYQDIHKVIQKIDSIMNELGMIRKESTDVSKQQPVVSVPDSSSIAFTSSGKSSTIVGFDEHLVRVMDELTRNEPDLQIIAIIGMGGIGKTTLAKNTFDNPYVVHRFDKRIWFTISQEYRAQEILARLLNDGKDQESSETLAELGQRLHQSLFGRRYLIVMDDMWSINAWDDLKMFFPNNRNGSRILVTTRISNVAICLGSHSPYVMDFLDEDKSWNLLCQKIFGEDNCPYPELEEIGKTIAKKCNGLPLAIVVIGGLLANSNRTLEHWESVTKSINSFSNLEYSDRCLKILSLSYDNLPIHLKPCFLYMRMFPEDAEIKTSKLIKLWAAEGFLKPSRAKTLEEVAEEYLRNLINRNLILVRRWNYEGKKAKTCSIHDLLRDLCLKQFQKDCLICIPKAQCIGFSEPWESCLCFLCSSRLNEDQRMDLPEVQVASQSTSLASLSVCAAVESCIRIWLD; encoded by the exons ATGGCAGTAGCAGCTTATGCCTCTCTACTTTCTCTTTCCCATGTCTTGGAGAATATCCTCCATCCTGCTCGCCGGACTCGCCTTCATCTTGACTCGAACCAACTTCAAACCCTGCAGCAAAAAGTTCAGTTCTTGCTGGAATTTCTTGAAG TTGATTCTGGGAGAATAAGCCTAGAAATGGAAGATCTGGCAAGACAGATCGCTATTGTTGCTGATGAAGCAGAAGATGTCATTGACTTACATGTCGTATATCAACTTGGTGAGGGATGTCGGGATGAAAGTCAGGATATGGCCGCCCTCTCATCTTTCTATCAAGATATACACAAAGTAATCCAAAAGATTGACTCCATCATGAACGAGTTGGGGATGATCCGAAAGGAGAGCACCGATGTCTCAAAACAACAACCGGTAGTTTCTGTGCCTGATAGTTCATCCATAGCATTTACTTCCAGTGGCAAGAGTAGTACCATTGTCGGATTTGATGAGCACTTGGTTCGAGTCATGGACGAGCTCACTAGAAATGAACCTGATCTCCAAATCATCGCAATAATTGGGATGGGAGGTATTGGTAAGACTACTCTAgctaaaaatacttttgacaATCCATATGTTGTGCACCGCTTTGATAAACGTATTTGGTTTACAATATCTCAAGAATATAGAGCTCAAGAAATTCTTGCACGCCTTCTTAATGATGGAAAGGACCAAGAAAGTAGTGAAACTTTGGCTGAATTAGGACAAAGATTGCATCAAAGTTTATTTGGTAGAAGATATTTGATTGTCATGGATGATATGTGGAGTATCAATGCTTGGGATGATTTAAAGAtgttttttccaaataatagGAATGGAAGTCGAATACTGGTGACCACTAGAATTTCAAATGTAGCAATTTGTTTAGGTTCTCATAGCCCTTATGTGATGGATTTTCTAGATGAGGATAAAAGTTGGAATTTGCTTTGTCAAAAAATCTTTGGAGAAGACAATTGTCCATATCCGGAATTGGAAGAAATTGGTAAGACTATTGCAAAGAAGTGCAATGGACTTCCTTTAGCAATTGTTGTGATTGGTGGATTGCTTGCAAATTCCAACAGGACACTAGAGCACTGGGAGTCGGTAACCAAAAGTATAAACTCATTTTCTAACTTAGAATACAGTGAtcgttgtttaaaaatattgtctttGAGTTACGATAACTTACCTATTCATCTTAAACCATGTTTTCTCTATATGCGGATGTTTCCTGAAGATGCCGAGATTAAAACCTccaagctaataaaattatgggcTGCCGAAGGATTTTTGAAACCATCAAGAGCTAAAACCTTGGAAGAGGTTGCAGAGGAATACTTGAGAAACCTTATTAATAGGAATCTGATTTTGGTTCGAAGATGGAATTATGAAGGGAAGAAAGCTAAAACATGCAGCATTCATGATCTTCTAAGGGACCTATGCTTGaaacaatttcaaaaagattgtttgatttgtatcCCAAAAGCACAATGTATTGGTTTTTCTGAGCCCTGGGAAAGTTGCCTTTGTTTCCTATGTAGTTCTCGGCTCAATGAAGATCAAAGGATGGATCTCCCTGAAGTTCAGGTTGCCTCACAATCGACATCACTTGCAAGCCTTTCAGTGTGCGCGGCTGTAGAATCATGTATCCGAATCTGGTTAGATTGA
- the LOC105157238 gene encoding uncharacterized protein LOC105157238 isoform X2, which translates to MPNTLTIVQPNLEYSLIVSVSERVRYGRLILVMDKNFCTDTAGNQFTRTENSSSFIHFDRRSVFVNLRTHIPERILQINSDARTVLATNKNKNLKVYLYFTEPVMNTSAEILNSLNTNQGSLLPIRGSSFGQRRFGYQLTNVSELAIVTVSLQSNLVISRQGTPVAPVSPVTFLYDSQRPTVRLSTTCNMRTKEKSIVILIKFMKPVFGFNSSHILISGGNLQSFHEMSRQSYAVRIQADNEVISVSVPENITTDVSGNRNRASNTLKVMHYSVPVESLVISYFATAAFAVTALVAGFLTVSTTSLLSAGAFSRPSSILCSDPTRNLFRIASHIQIFALSRWLAVTLPVEYYELARGLQWSIPYFNLPWEKGNIRSVMVGSNSPKDRLVRISEAHDSIFLEGLQPDTGNSDSAAKVFGLPLTPMEYRSYFESQTIMPQAEYILDPQNSHGWRDFSRSMFWLAAIGGSLILLHALLLMILKFRKQNKEKQSYGALIFPRFEIFLLILALPCFCEASAALIQGGTSSGMIVGVLILSLVAFLLLCLLLFLSFGITFGKLLQYKEVHQEGQKFHWYQELIRVTLGPGKRGQWTWKNQHRSFYLTILGPLFEDLRGPPKYMLSQISGGSFSKPGGSIIASDDETEDAEAPFIQKLFGILRIYYTLIESVKRIALGIVAGAYSGTWSSRTPTVTLLCITSFQLFFMVLKKPFIKKKVQLVEIISVSCQVAIFAFCLVLLEREFPVEDERKIGISMVSIFLLAFLAQMMNEWYALYKQIKQLDPITNSFLRGLETASIGFILFLFPHTLIKSLKSRFPINNSGETDTTSADRIRSSGSRSSGEKPWLRHIRELARSSFSKEGNKNSPSDPSTSKTRWSGFWKSKRSGSSSASTSTDFKSKPRLYKELEDIFASK; encoded by the exons ATGCCAAATACGCTTACCATTGTCCAGCCAAACTTGGAATACTCGCTTATTGTCAGTGTCTCTGAAAGAGTTCGATATGGACGTTTGATCTTGGTAATGGATAAAAATTTCTGTACAGACACTGCAGGAAACCAATTTACAAGGACAGAAAATTCAAGTTCATTCATACATTTTG ACAGAAGAAGTGTATTTGTGAATTTGAGGACTCATATACCTGAAAGGATACTTCAAATAAACAGTGATGCTAGGACTGTATTGGCAACTAACAAGAATAAGAACTTAAAGGTATACTTGTATTTCACGGAACCAGTCATGAACACATCTGCCGAAATATTGAATTCCCTCAACACCAATCAAGGGTCACTCCTCCCTATAAGAGGAAGTAGCTTTGGACAACGTAGATTCGGCTATCAG CTTACAAATGTATCAGAGTTGGCCATTGTCACAGTGAGTTTACAATCAAACTTGGTAATCAGCAGACAGGGGACTCCCGTTGCTCCTGTATCTCCAGTCACTTTCCTCTATG ATTCTCAGAGACCTACTGTCCGACTGAGCACCACATGCAACATGCGGACTAAAGAGAAGAGTATTGTTATACTGATCAAATTCATGAAGCCTGTATTTGGATTTAACTCGTCCCACATATTGATTTCTGGGGGAAATTTGCAAAG CTTCCATGAGATGAGCAGACAGAGCTATGCTGTCCGTATACAAGCAGATAACGAAGTTATATCCGTCAGTGTTCCTGAAAACATAACTACTGATGTTTCTGGAAATAGAAATCGAGCTTCCAATACTCTAAAAGTGATGCACT ATTCTGTACCTGTTGAATCTTTGGTGATTTCATACTTTGCAACTGCTGCTTTTGCTGTGACGGCTTTGGTTGCTGGATTTCTGACCGTTTCAACCACAAGTCTGCTATCTGCTGGAGCATTCTCTAGACCAAGTTCTATCTTATGCTCTGATCCCACAAGaaatcttttt AGAATCGCTTCCcacattcaaatatttgcacTATCAAGATGGTTGGCGGTCACCTTACCAGTTGAATACTATGAACTTGCAAGAGGCTTACAATGGAGTATACCCTACTTCAATCTGCCATGGGAGAAAGGAAACATCCGTTCAGTCATGGTGGGGTCAAATTCTCCGAAGGATCGACTAGTTCGCATTTCTGAGGCTCATGACTCGATATTTCTCGAGGGTCTTCAACCAGACACTGGAAATTCGGATTCAGCAGCAAAGGTTTTTGGGCTGCCTCTGACTCCTATGGAGTACAGATCATATTTTGAG AGCCAGACTATCATGCCGCAAGCTGAGTATATTTTAGACCCACAAAACTCACATGG GTGGAGAGATTTCAGTAGAAGCATGTTCTGGTTAGCTGCAATTGGTGGGAGTTTGATACTGCTGCATGCTTTACTGCTTATGATTCTTAAATTCAGAAAGCAGaacaaggaaaaacaaagCTACGGCGCACTTATTTTTCCAAGATTTGAGATCTTTCTTCTAATACTTGCACTGCCTTGCTTCTGTGAAGCCTCGGCAGCTCTGATTCAAG GAGGAACGTCCTCTGGAATGATCGTTGGCGTTCTCATTCTAAGTTTAGTGGCTTTTCTGCTGCTATGTTTGCTGTTATTTCTCTCCTTTGGAATTACATTCGGAAAGCTACTTCAATACAAGGAGGTGCACCAAGAGGGTCAGAAATTTCACTGGTATCAAGAGCTTATTCGAGTTACTCTAGGTCCCGGAAAAAGAGGCCAATGGACATGGAAAAACCAGCATCgttcattttatttaaccatttTAGGACCTTTGTTTGAGGATCTGAGAGGACCCCCTAAGTACATGCTGTCCCAGATATCCGGAGGCAGCTTCAGCAAACCGGGCGGTAGCATCATTGCCTCAGACGATGAAACAGAAGATGCAGAAGCGCCGTTCATCCAAAAGCTGtttggaattctaagaatatACTATACGTTGATTGAGTCCGTGAAACGTATAGCTCTTGGGATTGTAGCTGGCGCCTACTCGGGAACGTGGTCCTCAAGAACCCCCACGGTCACCTTGCTCTGCATAACCTCATTTCAGCTCTTCTTCATGGTTCTAAAGAAGCctttcataaagaaaaaagtccAACTGGTCGAGATCATCTCAGTTTCCTGCCAAGTCGCCATTTTTGCCTTCTGTCTCGTTCTCCTGGAGCGAGAATTTCCAGTTGAGGACGAGAGGAAAATCGGGATCTCAATGGTTTCAATCTTCTTGTTAGCATTCCTAGCCCAAATGATGAATGAATGGTATGCACTCTACAAACAGATAAAGCAGCTGGATCCCATCACCAACTCATTCTTGCGCGGTCTAGAAACAGCCTCAATCGGATTCATCTTGTTCCTCTTTCCACATACCTTGATCAAGAGCTTGAAAAGCAGGTTCCCAATAAACAACTCTGGTGAAACAGATACAACATCTGCTGACAGGATCAGGAGCTCCGGCAGCAGAAGCTCAGGCGAAAAGCCATGGCTGAGGCACATAAGAGAACTAGCAAGATCTAGCTTTAGTAAAGAAGGAAACAAGAACAGCCCAAGTGATCCTTCCACAAGTAAAACCAGATGGAGTGGATTTTGGAAGAGTAAGAGAAGTGGGAGCTCGTCGGCATCCACCTCGACGGACTTTAAGTCGAAACCGAGGTTGTACAAAGAGTTAGAAGACATTTTTGCATCAAAGTGA
- the LOC105157238 gene encoding uncharacterized protein LOC105157238 isoform X1 has protein sequence MGLKVFTFLFMQCWVLLVLSLGVQSDGSEVALELLRTPHAFSNRNFANFGFQVLVGGNGSICTDCSTNCKLDHGMFSICEGGKISYTRLTDGNHSFEVCTNGSRGAACSSYNWTIDTVKPTAYITAATSFTSASQVSVNISFSEPCVGGGGFRCPSVNACNLLVYGAGEVMPNTLTIVQPNLEYSLIVSVSERVRYGRLILVMDKNFCTDTAGNQFTRTENSSSFIHFDRRSVFVNLRTHIPERILQINSDARTVLATNKNKNLKVYLYFTEPVMNTSAEILNSLNTNQGSLLPIRGSSFGQRRFGYQLTNVSELAIVTVSLQSNLVISRQGTPVAPVSPVTFLYDSQRPTVRLSTTCNMRTKEKSIVILIKFMKPVFGFNSSHILISGGNLQSFHEMSRQSYAVRIQADNEVISVSVPENITTDVSGNRNRASNTLKVMHYSVPVESLVISYFATAAFAVTALVAGFLTVSTTSLLSAGAFSRPSSILCSDPTRNLFRIASHIQIFALSRWLAVTLPVEYYELARGLQWSIPYFNLPWEKGNIRSVMVGSNSPKDRLVRISEAHDSIFLEGLQPDTGNSDSAAKVFGLPLTPMEYRSYFESQTIMPQAEYILDPQNSHGWRDFSRSMFWLAAIGGSLILLHALLLMILKFRKQNKEKQSYGALIFPRFEIFLLILALPCFCEASAALIQGGTSSGMIVGVLILSLVAFLLLCLLLFLSFGITFGKLLQYKEVHQEGQKFHWYQELIRVTLGPGKRGQWTWKNQHRSFYLTILGPLFEDLRGPPKYMLSQISGGSFSKPGGSIIASDDETEDAEAPFIQKLFGILRIYYTLIESVKRIALGIVAGAYSGTWSSRTPTVTLLCITSFQLFFMVLKKPFIKKKVQLVEIISVSCQVAIFAFCLVLLEREFPVEDERKIGISMVSIFLLAFLAQMMNEWYALYKQIKQLDPITNSFLRGLETASIGFILFLFPHTLIKSLKSRFPINNSGETDTTSADRIRSSGSRSSGEKPWLRHIRELARSSFSKEGNKNSPSDPSTSKTRWSGFWKSKRSGSSSASTSTDFKSKPRLYKELEDIFASK, from the exons AAAGATTTCCTACACAAGACTTACGGATGGGAATCATTCGTTCGAGGTGTGCACCAATGGGTCTCGTGGAGCTGCCTGCTCTAGCTATAACTGGACCATCG ACACAGTTAAGCCCACCGCGTACATCACAGCTGCGACATCATTTACAAGTGCTTCTCAGGTTTCAGTGAACATATCTTTCAGTGAACCCTGTGTTGGTGGAGGTGGTTTCAGATGCCCTTCTGTAAATGCCTGCAAC CTTCTTGTATATGGTGCTGGCGAGGTCATGCCAAATACGCTTACCATTGTCCAGCCAAACTTGGAATACTCGCTTATTGTCAGTGTCTCTGAAAGAGTTCGATATGGACGTTTGATCTTGGTAATGGATAAAAATTTCTGTACAGACACTGCAGGAAACCAATTTACAAGGACAGAAAATTCAAGTTCATTCATACATTTTG ACAGAAGAAGTGTATTTGTGAATTTGAGGACTCATATACCTGAAAGGATACTTCAAATAAACAGTGATGCTAGGACTGTATTGGCAACTAACAAGAATAAGAACTTAAAGGTATACTTGTATTTCACGGAACCAGTCATGAACACATCTGCCGAAATATTGAATTCCCTCAACACCAATCAAGGGTCACTCCTCCCTATAAGAGGAAGTAGCTTTGGACAACGTAGATTCGGCTATCAG CTTACAAATGTATCAGAGTTGGCCATTGTCACAGTGAGTTTACAATCAAACTTGGTAATCAGCAGACAGGGGACTCCCGTTGCTCCTGTATCTCCAGTCACTTTCCTCTATG ATTCTCAGAGACCTACTGTCCGACTGAGCACCACATGCAACATGCGGACTAAAGAGAAGAGTATTGTTATACTGATCAAATTCATGAAGCCTGTATTTGGATTTAACTCGTCCCACATATTGATTTCTGGGGGAAATTTGCAAAG CTTCCATGAGATGAGCAGACAGAGCTATGCTGTCCGTATACAAGCAGATAACGAAGTTATATCCGTCAGTGTTCCTGAAAACATAACTACTGATGTTTCTGGAAATAGAAATCGAGCTTCCAATACTCTAAAAGTGATGCACT ATTCTGTACCTGTTGAATCTTTGGTGATTTCATACTTTGCAACTGCTGCTTTTGCTGTGACGGCTTTGGTTGCTGGATTTCTGACCGTTTCAACCACAAGTCTGCTATCTGCTGGAGCATTCTCTAGACCAAGTTCTATCTTATGCTCTGATCCCACAAGaaatcttttt AGAATCGCTTCCcacattcaaatatttgcacTATCAAGATGGTTGGCGGTCACCTTACCAGTTGAATACTATGAACTTGCAAGAGGCTTACAATGGAGTATACCCTACTTCAATCTGCCATGGGAGAAAGGAAACATCCGTTCAGTCATGGTGGGGTCAAATTCTCCGAAGGATCGACTAGTTCGCATTTCTGAGGCTCATGACTCGATATTTCTCGAGGGTCTTCAACCAGACACTGGAAATTCGGATTCAGCAGCAAAGGTTTTTGGGCTGCCTCTGACTCCTATGGAGTACAGATCATATTTTGAG AGCCAGACTATCATGCCGCAAGCTGAGTATATTTTAGACCCACAAAACTCACATGG GTGGAGAGATTTCAGTAGAAGCATGTTCTGGTTAGCTGCAATTGGTGGGAGTTTGATACTGCTGCATGCTTTACTGCTTATGATTCTTAAATTCAGAAAGCAGaacaaggaaaaacaaagCTACGGCGCACTTATTTTTCCAAGATTTGAGATCTTTCTTCTAATACTTGCACTGCCTTGCTTCTGTGAAGCCTCGGCAGCTCTGATTCAAG GAGGAACGTCCTCTGGAATGATCGTTGGCGTTCTCATTCTAAGTTTAGTGGCTTTTCTGCTGCTATGTTTGCTGTTATTTCTCTCCTTTGGAATTACATTCGGAAAGCTACTTCAATACAAGGAGGTGCACCAAGAGGGTCAGAAATTTCACTGGTATCAAGAGCTTATTCGAGTTACTCTAGGTCCCGGAAAAAGAGGCCAATGGACATGGAAAAACCAGCATCgttcattttatttaaccatttTAGGACCTTTGTTTGAGGATCTGAGAGGACCCCCTAAGTACATGCTGTCCCAGATATCCGGAGGCAGCTTCAGCAAACCGGGCGGTAGCATCATTGCCTCAGACGATGAAACAGAAGATGCAGAAGCGCCGTTCATCCAAAAGCTGtttggaattctaagaatatACTATACGTTGATTGAGTCCGTGAAACGTATAGCTCTTGGGATTGTAGCTGGCGCCTACTCGGGAACGTGGTCCTCAAGAACCCCCACGGTCACCTTGCTCTGCATAACCTCATTTCAGCTCTTCTTCATGGTTCTAAAGAAGCctttcataaagaaaaaagtccAACTGGTCGAGATCATCTCAGTTTCCTGCCAAGTCGCCATTTTTGCCTTCTGTCTCGTTCTCCTGGAGCGAGAATTTCCAGTTGAGGACGAGAGGAAAATCGGGATCTCAATGGTTTCAATCTTCTTGTTAGCATTCCTAGCCCAAATGATGAATGAATGGTATGCACTCTACAAACAGATAAAGCAGCTGGATCCCATCACCAACTCATTCTTGCGCGGTCTAGAAACAGCCTCAATCGGATTCATCTTGTTCCTCTTTCCACATACCTTGATCAAGAGCTTGAAAAGCAGGTTCCCAATAAACAACTCTGGTGAAACAGATACAACATCTGCTGACAGGATCAGGAGCTCCGGCAGCAGAAGCTCAGGCGAAAAGCCATGGCTGAGGCACATAAGAGAACTAGCAAGATCTAGCTTTAGTAAAGAAGGAAACAAGAACAGCCCAAGTGATCCTTCCACAAGTAAAACCAGATGGAGTGGATTTTGGAAGAGTAAGAGAAGTGGGAGCTCGTCGGCATCCACCTCGACGGACTTTAAGTCGAAACCGAGGTTGTACAAAGAGTTAGAAGACATTTTTGCATCAAAGTGA